The DNA sequence CTGCCGCCGCCGCGATCCTGCACCGCTGGCAGGCGGAGGAACCGTTCGCCGCGCTGGGCATCGCCTCCTTCGGACCGCTGCGACTGGATCGCACCGCGCCCGACTTCGGCCATATGCTGCCTACGCCCAAGCCGGGATGGGTCGGCGCGGACATCTTTGGCGCCTTGGCAGGGGCCCTGCCTTGCCCCGCGCGCATCGACACCGACGTCAACGGCGCCGCTCTGGCGGAATGGCGCTGGGGCGCGGGCGCGCAATCCAGCCCGCCGTCGGACTGTCTCTGCTACCTCACCATCGGCACCGGCCTGGGTGGCGGCTTCGCCATGCAGGGCCGACCGCTGCACGGCGCGATGCATCCGGAACTCGGCCATATCCAGATCCGTCGCGCGCCGGGCGACGATTTCGCGGGCGCCTGCCCTTTCCATGGCGACTGTATCGAGGGGCTGGTCAGCGGCCCGGCGCTCGCCAGGCGGTTCGGCGCGCCCGGCGACCGGATCGCGGCCAACGATCCCCGCTGGGATCATGTCGCGCATGACATCGCCCAACTGGTCGGCACCCTGCTGCTCACCACGGCGGCGCGCCAGATACTGATCGGCGGCGGCGTCGGCATGGGCCGGCCGGAGCTGATGGACAGGGTGCGGGCCAAGCTGCTAGCGCAGCTCAACGGCTATCTGCCGTTCGTTACCCCGGACAGCATCGCCGCGATCGT is a window from the Sphingobium sp. V4 genome containing:
- a CDS encoding ROK family protein is translated as MNAAPLLAGVELGGTKVFVLRARGREIFERETIATTTADETLPAAAAILHRWQAEEPFAALGIASFGPLRLDRTAPDFGHMLPTPKPGWVGADIFGALAGALPCPARIDTDVNGAALAEWRWGAGAQSSPPSDCLCYLTIGTGLGGGFAMQGRPLHGAMHPELGHIQIRRAPGDDFAGACPFHGDCIEGLVSGPALARRFGAPGDRIAANDPRWDHVAHDIAQLVGTLLLTTAARQILIGGGVGMGRPELMDRVRAKLLAQLNGYLPFVTPDSIAAIVRAPALGDQAGPLGAVALAWSALEGVPE